Proteins from a single region of Belliella baltica DSM 15883:
- a CDS encoding DUF349 domain-containing protein, which translates to MNTDKEMSDEDKVTQVSENQEAEGKEIQSIESNQESEEEDQEISEAEVEVDYSNLSKEELLTALKAILSSSNFIKSDSKVNEIKTHFDEFFNTEKNEALEKFIAEGGTEDDFNFKKSDLDQEFFALVHDFKTKKAEFFKDQEKQKDRNLEAKNAILDKLRDLVDGEETTLSINAIKSIQEEWKKIGQVPSSQNKNLWASYNALMDRFYDNRSIYFELKELDRKKNLEQKTELCEKAETLVELEDLAEATKVLNDLHEEFKHIGPVPREEQEALWVRFKTASDAVYDRRKEFYESQKEVFTENLVAKQKIIEKLEGLKDFSASKIKDWNSKTKEVLAVQKEWEAIGPVPKESGKDINRKFWSAFKHFFQNKNLFFKELDEVRIANKNKAEELITKAEELVESTNWQETANKLISLQQEWRNLGPTPEKVRDSLYSRFKKACDTFFENRRSANKAVNKEFEDNLETKLELCDVIKKEADSETKSEESLEAMIHKFNEIGFVPRKNMKDILAKFNEAVEYYVEKLGVEGGNKDEFLFRLNLNKLQADPNGTRVLNKKEHGIRKQISDLENNITLWKNNLEFFAASKTADKLKDQFDDKIKKAETEIDKLKKKLSILREF; encoded by the coding sequence ATGAACACAGACAAAGAAATGTCCGACGAGGACAAGGTGACCCAGGTATCTGAGAATCAAGAAGCCGAGGGTAAAGAAATTCAATCCATTGAGTCAAATCAAGAATCTGAGGAAGAAGATCAAGAAATATCAGAAGCAGAGGTAGAGGTAGATTATTCAAACCTTTCTAAAGAAGAACTTCTAACAGCTCTAAAAGCAATTTTATCTTCTTCTAATTTCATCAAATCGGATTCCAAGGTAAATGAAATTAAAACGCACTTTGATGAATTTTTTAATACAGAGAAAAATGAAGCGCTTGAGAAATTTATCGCTGAAGGTGGAACAGAGGATGATTTTAATTTTAAAAAATCAGATTTAGACCAAGAGTTTTTTGCATTGGTTCATGATTTTAAAACCAAAAAAGCCGAGTTTTTTAAAGATCAAGAAAAGCAAAAAGATAGAAACCTAGAGGCAAAAAATGCAATTTTAGATAAATTAAGAGATCTTGTAGATGGTGAAGAGACCACACTGAGCATCAATGCAATCAAATCTATTCAGGAAGAGTGGAAAAAAATTGGTCAGGTTCCTTCCTCACAAAATAAAAACCTCTGGGCGTCTTACAATGCCTTGATGGATAGATTCTATGACAATAGAAGTATCTATTTTGAATTGAAGGAATTAGATAGAAAGAAAAATCTAGAGCAAAAAACTGAACTTTGTGAAAAAGCAGAGACTTTAGTGGAACTAGAAGATTTAGCTGAAGCCACAAAAGTTTTAAATGATTTGCATGAAGAGTTCAAGCATATTGGGCCAGTTCCTCGCGAGGAGCAAGAGGCACTTTGGGTAAGATTCAAAACAGCTTCAGATGCAGTATATGATAGAAGGAAGGAATTTTACGAAAGTCAAAAAGAGGTTTTTACAGAGAATTTAGTTGCAAAACAAAAAATCATTGAAAAGTTAGAAGGACTAAAAGATTTTTCGGCTTCAAAAATCAAAGATTGGAATTCAAAAACTAAGGAAGTATTAGCTGTTCAAAAAGAATGGGAGGCAATTGGGCCTGTTCCAAAAGAAAGTGGAAAAGATATCAATAGGAAATTCTGGAGTGCTTTTAAGCACTTTTTCCAAAACAAAAATCTCTTCTTCAAAGAACTTGATGAAGTACGTATAGCGAATAAAAATAAAGCTGAGGAATTAATCACTAAAGCAGAAGAACTAGTTGAGAGTACTAATTGGCAAGAGACGGCTAATAAACTGATATCATTACAGCAGGAGTGGAGAAACCTTGGTCCAACACCAGAGAAGGTAAGAGATAGCTTATATTCTAGATTTAAAAAAGCATGTGATACCTTCTTTGAAAACAGAAGGTCAGCTAATAAAGCAGTCAATAAAGAATTTGAAGATAATTTAGAGACTAAACTTGAGCTTTGTGATGTGATAAAGAAAGAAGCCGATTCTGAGACAAAGTCAGAAGAAAGCCTTGAAGCCATGATTCATAAATTTAATGAAATTGGTTTCGTTCCTAGAAAAAACATGAAGGATATACTTGCTAAATTTAACGAAGCTGTTGAGTATTATGTAGAAAAATTGGGTGTTGAAGGAGGTAATAAGGATGAGTTTTTGTTCAGGCTTAACCTTAACAAGCTACAAGCAGATCCAAATGGTACTCGCGTCTTGAATAAGAAAGAACATGGGATAAGAAAGCAGATCTCTGATTTGGAAAATAACATCACATTATGGAAAAATAATTTAGAGTTTTTTGCTGCTTCAAAGACTGCTGATAAGTTGAAAGACCAATTTGATGATAAAATCAAGAAAGCCGAAACTGAAATTGATAAGCTAAAGAAAAAACTTTCAATACTACGCGAATTTTAA
- a CDS encoding DUF6266 family protein, whose product MGKINQGILGGVSGQVGNVIGGSWKGIDYLRIKPSSVANPRTEGQVDQRSKFSTVLRFLQPMTDFLRVGFKLYANRMTQFNAAMSYNLNNAVAGAYPNFMIDYASALVSRGNLTGVANGAATSPTAGNVEATWTDNSDSGSARATDKALIVLLNTTRGEAVFTTAGPARSAGSATIPVPSEYSGEDVEVFLGFVSEDGTKVANSVYLGSVTVA is encoded by the coding sequence ATGGGAAAAATTAATCAAGGTATTCTCGGTGGTGTCTCAGGACAGGTTGGGAATGTAATCGGTGGATCTTGGAAGGGCATCGATTACCTGCGCATCAAACCTTCCAGTGTAGCGAACCCAAGAACTGAAGGTCAGGTTGACCAACGTTCGAAGTTCTCAACTGTTTTGCGGTTCTTGCAGCCCATGACAGACTTTCTGAGAGTCGGTTTCAAGTTGTATGCAAACCGTATGACCCAATTCAATGCGGCCATGTCTTACAACCTGAACAATGCAGTTGCCGGAGCTTATCCAAACTTCATGATTGACTATGCAAGTGCATTGGTTTCTCGTGGAAACTTGACAGGTGTAGCCAACGGTGCAGCCACTTCTCCAACTGCTGGAAACGTAGAAGCAACCTGGACAGACAACTCCGATAGTGGAAGTGCAAGAGCGACAGACAAAGCTCTGATTGTTCTTTTGAACACTACCCGAGGGGAAGCAGTGTTCACCACTGCGGGACCAGCAAGGTCTGCCGGATCAGCGACCATTCCAGTGCCTTCTGAGTACTCAGGAGAAGACGTTGAAGTCTTCTTAGGTTTTGTATCAGAAGACGGTACTAAAGTCGCTAACAGCGTTTATTTAGGCTCTGTAACAGTTGCGTAA
- a CDS encoding DUF6943 family protein: MKSFRIKTHRLESSYQQPHFFILNKGLNSGKPLNNACPNCFVCLTDSGQHREFLYWLCFGLWKSKSFHYLLKGSVIPFVTIGETRKLIRESSIKASCKAQVFQKAIQALQLLDTNEQKIKVTLKMIDTARQAIFYDMMKETGAG, from the coding sequence ATGAAATCGTTTCGTATCAAAACACACCGACTGGAAAGCAGCTACCAACAGCCGCACTTCTTTATCCTGAATAAAGGATTGAACAGCGGGAAACCGCTCAACAACGCTTGCCCAAATTGCTTTGTTTGCCTTACTGATTCAGGCCAACATAGGGAGTTTCTCTACTGGCTTTGCTTTGGATTATGGAAATCAAAATCCTTCCACTATCTCCTGAAAGGCTCCGTAATTCCTTTCGTCACCATTGGTGAAACTCGAAAACTAATCCGAGAAAGCTCAATCAAGGCAAGCTGCAAAGCCCAGGTATTTCAAAAGGCAATTCAAGCCCTTCAACTACTCGATACCAACGAGCAAAAAATCAAGGTCACACTAAAGATGATTGATACTGCCAGACAAGCCATATTTTATGACATGATGAAAGAAACAGGTGCAGGGTAA
- a CDS encoding LLM class flavin-dependent oxidoreductase: MEKKVNFELGVYSFGNTPRNKDGSYASTAQAVRDALEAVKLAEEVGLDYFGFGEHHTNSMPISSPASMVVAAAALTNKIKLGTTVSVLSTEEPIRLYQQLSTAASIAPGRIDIVAGRGSSEITFSIFDLDQNNYDLLFNSKFELLLQLNKDENISWSGKHRKKGLVNTLIVPRPEQPLKIWLGTGGSPNSVYRAAELGVPMFLGILGGSPEKWANYGTAYRDAWTKAGHSPNQADIGVAVHGFVAENDQEAKKIYLENEAQMFMTGSAEIGRPMSKPVGREADLEKGMVFAGSPENVAERIVNLHKLLGHSRQILQMDVGGMPQKTFLKSIELLGTKVLPIVRKELNH; this comes from the coding sequence ATGGAGAAAAAAGTAAATTTTGAATTGGGGGTATATTCCTTTGGAAATACGCCCCGAAACAAGGATGGGAGTTACGCATCTACAGCACAAGCAGTTCGTGATGCACTAGAAGCAGTAAAATTAGCCGAAGAAGTTGGTCTGGATTATTTTGGATTTGGCGAACATCATACGAATTCAATGCCGATTTCTTCGCCAGCTTCTATGGTTGTTGCAGCAGCTGCATTGACGAATAAAATAAAATTGGGTACAACCGTAAGCGTGCTTTCAACAGAAGAACCTATTCGTTTATATCAACAACTATCTACGGCAGCATCTATTGCACCTGGACGGATTGATATTGTAGCTGGTCGTGGCTCTTCTGAGATTACGTTCTCAATTTTTGATTTAGACCAAAACAATTATGACTTGTTGTTTAACTCAAAATTTGAATTACTTCTTCAACTCAATAAAGATGAAAATATATCTTGGTCAGGAAAACACCGAAAAAAAGGATTAGTTAACACGTTGATTGTACCTCGGCCAGAACAACCCTTGAAAATATGGCTTGGTACAGGAGGAAGTCCAAATTCAGTTTACAGAGCTGCTGAATTAGGAGTGCCTATGTTTCTTGGTATCCTTGGTGGTTCACCTGAAAAGTGGGCTAACTACGGTACTGCCTATCGTGATGCTTGGACAAAAGCAGGGCATTCCCCAAATCAAGCGGACATTGGAGTAGCAGTTCACGGATTTGTGGCAGAGAATGATCAAGAAGCAAAGAAAATTTATTTAGAAAATGAAGCGCAAATGTTTATGACAGGTTCAGCCGAAATTGGAAGACCAATGAGCAAACCCGTTGGTAGAGAAGCAGACCTTGAAAAAGGGATGGTATTTGCAGGAAGTCCAGAAAACGTTGCTGAAAGAATAGTGAACCTTCATAAATTACTTGGACACTCAAGACAAATTTTGCAAATGGATGTTGGCGGTATGCCTCAAAAGACATTCCTAAAAAGTATTGAATTGCTCGGAACTAAGGTGTTACCGATTGTACGGAAAGAGCTTAACCATTAA
- a CDS encoding NAD(P)-dependent oxidoreductase yields MKIAVFGANGAIGTHFIKSALKEGHDLHLYSRKKIDLADSTKTKLFIGELSDFETIREAIKDTDAVVSFLGPALKYSYPGMPITNGHENIIRAMKELNVSRFITIATPAVKFEKDKSSIITIMPKIMARLFMPKPYKEIVAVGKLTKSSRLDWTIIRFLAPVDGEPTGNVKVSFGDKKIGFKITRADIAGFALKELTHPEYIRSMPIIGS; encoded by the coding sequence ATGAAAATAGCAGTATTTGGGGCAAACGGAGCAATAGGAACCCATTTTATAAAGTCGGCTCTTAAAGAAGGACACGATTTACACTTGTACAGTCGTAAGAAAATTGATTTGGCTGATTCAACAAAAACAAAATTATTTATTGGTGAGCTTTCCGACTTTGAAACTATTCGGGAAGCCATAAAAGACACGGATGCAGTAGTAAGTTTTCTTGGACCTGCTCTTAAATATTCCTATCCCGGAATGCCAATAACAAACGGACACGAAAATATCATCCGTGCGATGAAAGAACTAAATGTTTCTAGATTTATAACCATCGCAACACCAGCCGTCAAGTTTGAAAAAGATAAGTCGTCTATCATCACCATTATGCCTAAAATTATGGCAAGGCTATTTATGCCAAAACCTTACAAAGAAATTGTAGCAGTAGGCAAGTTGACAAAATCATCGAGGCTTGACTGGACAATCATCCGCTTTCTTGCACCTGTAGATGGTGAGCCAACAGGAAATGTAAAGGTGTCTTTCGGTGACAAGAAAATTGGTTTCAAGATTACCCGTGCAGACATCGCAGGATTTGCCCTTAAAGAATTGACTCACCCAGAATATATTAGGTCAATGCCGATTATCGGTAGTTAA
- a CDS encoding SDR family oxidoreductase translates to MSKILVTGATGQLGKAAVNELFHKVNASDISILVRDPQKAEELKNKDVNVIKGDYNDYASLVAAFKGIDKLYFVSSSDVMNRFAQHENVVKAAIEAKIGHIIYTSAQRKSEDGTSPIAMVADAHWKTDNLIKQSGLPYTILKHGLYTDILPMFMGDKVIETGTIFLPAGTGKASYASRNDLAAAGAVILTTDGHENKVYEFGGTDSYSFEDISGMLSELSGKTIQYVSPSAEEYAEQLKSLGVPDEMIQGAATFCVATAQGEFDFPATDLERLLGRKPESVKDFLKAAYQL, encoded by the coding sequence ATGAGTAAGATTTTAGTGACCGGAGCAACCGGACAATTAGGCAAAGCAGCCGTAAATGAATTGTTTCATAAGGTGAATGCAAGTGATATTTCTATTCTTGTTCGTGACCCTCAAAAAGCAGAGGAACTGAAAAATAAGGATGTAAATGTTATCAAGGGAGATTATAATGATTACGCGTCTTTGGTAGCTGCTTTTAAAGGAATTGACAAATTATACTTTGTATCATCCAGCGATGTGATGAACAGATTTGCACAACACGAAAATGTGGTAAAAGCTGCAATAGAGGCAAAAATTGGTCATATCATTTATACAAGTGCTCAACGAAAATCAGAAGATGGCACTTCGCCAATTGCAATGGTTGCAGATGCCCATTGGAAAACTGACAATTTGATTAAGCAATCTGGACTTCCTTATACCATATTAAAACACGGTTTATACACAGATATTTTACCGATGTTTATGGGAGATAAGGTTATTGAAACTGGAACTATTTTTCTTCCAGCTGGTACAGGAAAAGCCTCTTATGCTAGCCGTAATGATTTAGCTGCTGCGGGTGCTGTCATTCTTACAACAGATGGTCACGAAAATAAAGTATATGAATTTGGTGGAACTGATTCTTATTCTTTTGAAGACATTTCGGGTATGCTTAGCGAACTGTCGGGTAAAACCATTCAGTATGTTTCGCCATCAGCCGAGGAATATGCAGAACAATTAAAAAGCCTTGGTGTGCCAGATGAAATGATTCAGGGAGCTGCTACGTTTTGTGTAGCAACAGCTCAGGGAGAGTTTGATTTTCCAGCTACGGATTTAGAAAGACTATTAGGAAGAAAGCCAGAATCCGTAAAGGATTTTTTGAAAGCTGCTTATCAGTTGTAG
- a CDS encoding DoxX family protein has translation MTQKNKTSKAMNISLWAAQVILAVAFGMAGVSKSFSPIPELAAQLVWPGDIPEFLVRIIGISELAAAVGLLLPSLLRIKPKLTVWAAIGLVVVMVLALTFHIVRGEMFAIPINLGFGLVAAFIAWGRTKKAPIQPKTK, from the coding sequence ATGACACAGAAAAACAAAACTTCAAAAGCAATGAACATCAGTCTTTGGGCTGCTCAAGTAATTTTGGCTGTAGCCTTTGGCATGGCTGGTGTTTCAAAATCCTTTTCACCAATTCCAGAATTAGCAGCACAGTTAGTATGGCCAGGAGACATTCCTGAGTTTCTTGTGCGTATTATAGGTATTTCTGAACTCGCTGCGGCTGTAGGGTTATTGTTGCCGTCTTTGCTACGCATTAAGCCAAAATTGACAGTTTGGGCTGCTATAGGTTTAGTGGTTGTGATGGTCTTAGCCCTAACATTTCATATTGTACGTGGTGAAATGTTTGCTATCCCTATCAATTTAGGATTCGGACTGGTTGCAGCATTTATTGCTTGGGGGAGAACAAAAAAAGCCCCAATACAACCCAAAACAAAATAA
- a CDS encoding winged helix-turn-helix transcriptional regulator, with translation MSKASHTECTSEMLPVRDALDIISGKWKLLILISISSGNSRFREIERSIPKITSKVLAKELKDLEENELIERTVYDDIPVVIKYTITPYAKTLQPVIQALSDWGKNHRKKILGR, from the coding sequence ATGAGCAAAGCAAGTCATACAGAGTGTACGTCCGAAATGCTCCCTGTCAGGGATGCGCTGGACATTATTAGTGGAAAATGGAAGTTGTTGATTTTAATTTCTATTTCTTCTGGAAATAGTCGTTTTAGAGAGATAGAAAGAAGTATTCCAAAAATTACATCAAAAGTCCTTGCAAAGGAATTGAAGGATTTAGAGGAAAATGAACTTATTGAAAGAACTGTATATGATGATATACCTGTAGTTATCAAATACACCATTACACCCTATGCTAAAACACTTCAACCTGTTATACAGGCATTAAGTGATTGGGGTAAAAATCACCGCAAGAAAATTCTTGGAAGGTAA
- a CDS encoding restriction endonuclease encodes MNLSAIIELAYSCEKAKFSTLQFLTSYYQLEGKNMFKAAELAEINIQNFIGYAQSHIALATKLNTASIFENIDSSIVSFNPDYPIIQNIYKGLHKLTWQEFEEFCGTLLKKCFNAESVNISQKSNDGGVDFSAKVPFKNMYSLSPYGYVELFGQAKKYSGNVGRVDIDKFTAFANRQKRDNQYPAQLFIFCTTSDYIQSALDEISKNNFISLNGQQIAFLVFNQMKSIDFKGDDYLSTFIQ; translated from the coding sequence GTGAATCTTTCCGCAATTATAGAATTAGCTTATAGCTGTGAAAAGGCCAAATTCAGCACTCTCCAATTTTTGACATCTTATTATCAATTAGAAGGTAAAAACATGTTCAAAGCTGCTGAATTGGCTGAAATCAACATTCAAAATTTCATTGGATATGCCCAAAGCCACATAGCATTAGCCACTAAATTAAATACAGCAAGTATATTCGAGAATATTGATTCTTCTATAGTTTCATTCAATCCGGATTACCCAATTATCCAGAATATTTACAAAGGTTTACACAAACTAACCTGGCAAGAATTTGAAGAGTTTTGTGGAACGCTACTTAAAAAATGCTTCAATGCTGAAAGTGTAAATATTTCTCAAAAGTCGAATGACGGTGGTGTAGATTTCTCCGCTAAAGTTCCATTCAAGAATATGTATTCTCTAAGTCCTTATGGATATGTTGAACTGTTTGGTCAAGCCAAAAAGTACAGCGGAAATGTTGGTCGTGTAGATATAGACAAATTCACTGCTTTTGCCAATCGTCAAAAAAGAGATAACCAGTACCCGGCACAACTATTTATTTTCTGTACCACATCTGATTATATCCAATCAGCACTAGATGAAATTTCAAAGAACAACTTTATAAGTCTTAACGGCCAGCAAATCGCCTTTCTAGTTTTCAATCAGATGAAGTCGATTGATTTCAAAGGAGATGATTATTTGTCAACTTTCATTCAATAG
- the istB gene encoding IS21-like element helper ATPase IstB: protein MNQIETQMTRLKLHGMAKAWTALKESRKNQSLSLTEGLELLLQSEELEKDNRRFKRLEHTAQFRYKASLEELKLDRTRGLDDLLLASLATGDYLTKGESVLITGATGCGKSYLASALGHQACLLGFKAAYFNTQKLMLKTKMARLEGTAIKFFDRIAKTDLLILDDFGLTHLEKQHQLDLMELIEDRHGKKSTIIVSQLPVQSWYEVIGEETIADAILDRLLHSSYRIELTGDSLRKKM from the coding sequence ATGAATCAGATCGAAACTCAGATGACCCGGCTCAAGCTCCACGGCATGGCCAAAGCATGGACCGCACTTAAAGAGAGCCGCAAAAACCAAAGTCTCTCCCTGACCGAAGGACTGGAGTTACTCCTGCAGTCCGAAGAGCTCGAAAAGGACAACCGCCGCTTCAAAAGGCTGGAGCACACCGCCCAGTTCCGCTACAAAGCCAGTCTGGAAGAACTCAAACTCGACCGCACCAGAGGACTCGACGACCTGTTGCTGGCATCCCTGGCCACAGGCGATTACCTCACCAAAGGCGAATCGGTACTCATCACCGGAGCCACCGGATGTGGCAAAAGCTACCTGGCTTCCGCCCTGGGACATCAGGCCTGTCTGCTTGGATTCAAAGCCGCCTACTTCAATACCCAAAAGCTCATGCTCAAAACCAAGATGGCACGGCTGGAAGGAACGGCCATCAAGTTCTTTGATCGTATCGCCAAAACAGACTTGTTGATCCTGGATGACTTCGGACTCACCCATCTGGAAAAACAGCACCAGCTGGATCTGATGGAACTCATCGAAGACCGACACGGAAAAAAATCCACCATCATCGTCAGTCAGTTGCCCGTACAGAGCTGGTATGAAGTCATCGGAGAGGAAACCATCGCCGATGCAATCCTGGACCGCCTCCTGCATTCATCCTATAGGATCGAGCTCACCGGAGACTCTTTAAGAAAAAAAATGTAA
- the istA gene encoding IS21 family transposase — MSQIKQLLILHRQGQGIKAIARSLSMSRNTVKTYLFKLEKLLSDPAGDLSADQILGMEEPEIYHLFHPGNPSYKDTRYEHFKSLLDYFLKELRRTGVTRALLWEEYRQSRPDGYGYSQFCHHLDQHSSTKGKPSLRLEHAPGEKLYIDFAGKTIPYIDRETGELIQCQLFVACLPFSDYSFAMAVPSQTLEDFLYALACCLEFLGGVTQILVPDNFKAAVVKADRYEPDLNRALEDFASHYGMAVVPTRAAKPKDKARVENQVKILYSRVYAKLRNRQFFDLYSLNEAIRIQLRAHNQTRMKQKGYCREEQFLASEKPLLNPLPTERFELRHHTELTLSQNNHVYLARDKHYYSAPHTLIGKKLKVIYTRSMVQLYYQGKKVAAHVRNFKAGGYSTVRDHLCSQHQHYRDRSPDYYRNLAAKKSPVLGQYVSKLFEQNRYPEQLYKTCDGLLSLFRKADLGTFEKACQLGIDHGEYSYRFIKNVLANHTAHEDHSEPEKPLPPHRNVRGKEYYQQQKLQF, encoded by the coding sequence ATGAGTCAGATCAAACAACTCCTCATTTTACACCGTCAGGGACAAGGAATCAAAGCCATTGCCCGCAGCCTGTCCATGAGCAGGAATACGGTGAAGACCTACCTGTTCAAACTCGAAAAGCTGCTTAGTGACCCGGCCGGGGATCTAAGTGCTGATCAGATTTTGGGTATGGAAGAACCCGAGATTTACCATCTTTTCCATCCCGGAAACCCTTCCTACAAGGATACCCGATACGAGCACTTCAAAAGCCTGCTGGATTACTTCCTGAAAGAACTCCGCCGTACCGGAGTTACCCGGGCCCTACTCTGGGAAGAATACCGCCAGAGCCGTCCTGACGGGTATGGATATTCCCAGTTTTGTCATCACCTGGACCAGCACAGTTCGACCAAAGGCAAACCCTCCCTCAGGCTTGAACACGCCCCGGGAGAAAAACTCTACATCGACTTTGCGGGAAAAACCATTCCCTACATCGACCGGGAAACAGGCGAACTGATCCAATGCCAGCTGTTTGTGGCCTGTCTGCCCTTTTCGGATTATTCCTTTGCCATGGCCGTGCCTTCCCAGACGCTGGAGGATTTTCTGTATGCACTGGCCTGCTGTCTGGAGTTTTTGGGAGGGGTTACACAGATCCTGGTCCCGGACAACTTCAAAGCCGCTGTGGTCAAGGCTGACCGGTACGAACCCGATCTCAACCGGGCTCTGGAAGACTTTGCCAGCCATTACGGAATGGCCGTTGTCCCGACCCGGGCTGCCAAACCCAAGGACAAGGCCCGGGTAGAGAATCAGGTCAAGATTCTTTATTCCCGTGTCTACGCCAAACTTCGTAACCGGCAGTTCTTTGATCTCTATTCACTCAATGAGGCCATTAGGATACAACTCAGAGCCCATAATCAAACCCGCATGAAGCAGAAGGGCTACTGCCGGGAAGAGCAGTTTCTGGCCTCCGAGAAGCCCCTGCTTAACCCGCTGCCCACCGAACGCTTTGAACTCCGGCACCATACCGAGTTGACCCTTTCCCAAAACAACCATGTCTATCTGGCCCGTGACAAGCATTACTACAGTGCCCCCCATACCCTGATCGGCAAAAAACTCAAGGTCATCTACACCCGGTCCATGGTACAGCTTTACTATCAGGGCAAAAAGGTTGCTGCCCACGTGAGAAACTTCAAAGCGGGAGGATACTCTACGGTCAGGGATCATCTATGCTCCCAGCATCAGCACTACCGGGACCGCAGTCCTGACTATTACCGGAATCTGGCAGCCAAAAAATCTCCGGTTTTGGGCCAGTATGTTTCCAAACTCTTTGAGCAAAACCGCTATCCCGAACAGCTCTACAAAACCTGTGACGGACTGCTGTCCCTGTTCAGAAAAGCAGACTTGGGCACCTTCGAAAAAGCCTGCCAGCTGGGAATCGACCACGGTGAATATTCCTACCGCTTCATCAAAAACGTACTGGCCAACCACACGGCCCATGAAGATCATTCCGAACCCGAAAAACCCCTTCCCCCACACCGCAATGTCCGCGGAAAGGAGTATTACCAACAACAGAAACTTCAATTTTAA
- a CDS encoding SDR family oxidoreductase: MILITGANGHLGAATIESLLKKNPKTPIRALVRTEEKGAPFKKKGVDIAIGDYFNYDSLLAAMRGVDVLLLVSSSSITGRYEQHSNAIKAAKESGIKHIVYTSVLKSSPDSKFSGGMDHVKTEAEIKASGIPYTIMGNTYYADFLPMLLGDFTNTGAIYYSAGDARVNFASRNDMAEANAVVLSNPSAHQNKVYNITALKAYTFTEIAVMLSDIVNAPVNYVDIPLEDLKKGMLQHGLPENVTGMMASIAETMKAGEFDYADDTLKKLIGHPPLDLKDFLKSVYGTKSL; this comes from the coding sequence ATGATATTAATTACAGGAGCCAACGGGCATTTAGGGGCGGCCACTATCGAATCTTTATTGAAAAAAAATCCTAAAACCCCAATTAGGGCATTGGTAAGAACCGAAGAAAAAGGAGCTCCATTCAAAAAAAAAGGAGTGGATATTGCCATAGGAGATTACTTTAATTATGATTCATTGCTTGCGGCTATGCGGGGGGTAGATGTCCTTTTACTGGTTTCATCAAGTTCCATAACCGGACGTTATGAGCAGCATTCTAATGCCATAAAAGCGGCAAAAGAGAGTGGCATAAAGCATATCGTTTACACCAGTGTGCTGAAATCTTCCCCTGATTCCAAATTCAGTGGAGGTATGGATCACGTAAAAACAGAAGCAGAGATTAAAGCATCAGGAATTCCTTATACCATTATGGGAAATACCTATTATGCTGATTTTCTACCGATGTTGTTAGGAGATTTTACCAATACAGGAGCTATTTATTACAGTGCTGGTGATGCAAGGGTAAATTTTGCGTCACGAAATGATATGGCAGAGGCCAATGCAGTTGTACTTTCCAACCCTTCTGCCCATCAGAATAAAGTGTATAATATCACCGCATTAAAAGCATATACCTTTACAGAGATAGCTGTTATGCTTTCGGATATTGTAAATGCCCCTGTAAACTATGTAGATATTCCACTGGAAGATTTGAAAAAGGGCATGCTGCAACATGGTTTGCCGGAAAATGTTACGGGTATGATGGCAAGTATTGCCGAGACCATGAAAGCCGGGGAGTTTGATTATGCCGATGATACATTAAAGAAATTAATTGGTCATCCTCCTCTTGATTTAAAGGATTTTCTAAAAAGTGTATATGGCACAAAATCCTTGTAG
- a CDS encoding SDR family NAD(P)-dependent oxidoreductase: MGKLENKVAIITGGAGSIGLITAKLFLQNGAKIMLVDVNEDSLKNAATELQSPNVDYCVADVELTPYG, from the coding sequence ATGGGAAAATTAGAAAACAAAGTTGCAATCATTACAGGTGGTGCCGGCAGTATCGGCCTGATTACCGCCAAACTTTTTTTACAAAACGGTGCGAAAATAATGCTTGTTGACGTAAATGAGGATTCGTTGAAAAATGCTGCAACAGAATTACAATCACCAAATGTTGATTATTGCGTAGCAGATGTTGAACTGACACCCTACGGGTGA